The sequence TCAAGTTGCTGGTTGTCCCGTGGTATGAGAGTTTGGTCCTACATATTACTTTATCCTTACCGGTTATTTTCCCCTGTATTCTTTCGAACCCAAAGTAGCGCCCCACTTTGCTTTTGAAATGGTCAGGAGGGTCaatttctttctccccctcggGGGCTGTTGTCTGTGTTGACGCGGCCATTTTTTTGCTATAAAATACAAAAGTGGCGCAATCCAGGACGCAACCCCACCTACAGGAGCCCAGATGACCAATAATAGCTTTGCTAATGAGCTCGCAATTCACAACTTCACCAGCCGTGAAAAAGTTTCGGAATCTGAATTGAAAACAACGTTCAAGCAAAGACATTCACAAAAAACAATtcccataacaggtttgaatattaagggctgcctaatattgattcgaatattgatttatttttagatattctaattatattcaaataacgaagttcggagtcaaaacCCTAATGTAGGAGGTACTGACCTGTGTGTAGGGGGTACAGACCTGTGTGTAGGGGGTACTGACCTGTGTGTAGGGGGTACTGACCTGTGTGTAGGAGGTACTGACCTGTGTGTAGGGGGTACAGACCTGTGTGTAGGGGGTACAGACCTGTGTGTAGGGGGTACAGACCTGTGTGTAGGGGGTACTGACCTGTGTGTCGGGGGTATTGACCTGTGTGTAGGGGTACAGACCTGTGTGTTGGAGGTACTGACCTGTGTGTTGGAGGTAATGACCTGTGTGTAGGGGGTACAGACCTCTGTGTAGGAGGGGGTACTGACCTTTGAGAAGTGGAAGTGTTGGCCGGTTTGAGGGACAGACTTGTCGCTGAGTCTAGACGAGTTCCTGGGAGGCTTCAACAGCACCGTTTCAGGAGACTCCATGGTCACacagtcctacacacacacacacacacaggtcgttGGCTAGCATCCTTTCCACAATGTCAAACAGAATGGTCACCGTAAcgaacaattaaaaaacaaaacattatttcacaactatttacatgagctgtaagcctaacattgtttgaggcaaatgtggatgttaatggatgtttcagaatgttggcCATGGTGTCaagccaattaagattgagggactCAATCTTCATGTATATTCACTGATATCAAGATATCAGTGACCTGTTCATACCAAATTGGATCTTTTTTAAGCGATTTCAGAATAACAGCGTGTTTAGCTCAACGTTTTCGGCAACCTTACAGACGCCTTGGTAACCCAACAGAGGAGTGCCGAAAAATAAGCGTGGCACTCGGCGTGTTTATTTCGGACCTTGCCTAACTTTTGGTGGTGGAAGTACCAATATAAGCGAACAGGGTCGCACCGTACCGCAACAAACAGTAccgcaccgctcggtggaaacgaggcataagACTGAGTGCAGGGTTCGTTGGTTCTCTTAGCCTAGACttgaggggataacccctccctccggcctgctccacagccagggctcctgcttattggttcatagcgcagccagggctccttcttattggttcatagcgcatcCAGGGCTCCTTTTTATTGGTTCATAGAGCAGCCAGGGCTCCAGCCTATTGGTGAAAAGATTTCGGCGCGATTCAAACCCCATAGCTAGTCACACCCACacaggaggactttcctcctctcccccattgaaccccatgttataCACCTGCCGCCAACACTGccgggaaatgaatgggagtcagtggaggctgagggaggaactTCCTCAAGTAGTCATTTTCAATAGGTGTTAGGGGGTGATAAGGACCCTTTACCCAGGAAAACGAACATAACAGATACAAAGGCATTacagtagtcatatttaagggcattaattcattacagtagtctgggaAATCTCcatttttattctcaacaatgttaagcaggatcctcctccctctcctcactggagaagcccccacacacacacacacacacacacacacacacacacacacacacacacacacacacacacacacacacacacacatacacacacacacacacacagtagtaccCGGTCAGAGTAGTGCTGGGCGATTAatgaacagctggatacatatctgtacattattttagatttgagcATTTTCCTTtagaccattttgtgtattttttttttgtctaaatTTCTAAGTtctcagtaaaaaaaaacaatctgggagagacatgctgaataaatacatcatgttttcaaactctaaAATAATCgcttgaataatcgtgatttcaatattgaccaaaataatcgtgagtatgatttttcccataatcgagcagccctaggtCAGAGTAGTACTTATTGGTACATGCAGTAGGAGTACCTGGTCATAGTAGTACTTATTGGTACATGCAGTAGTAGGAGTACCTGGTCATAGTAGTACTTATTGGTACATATTGTAGTACCTGGGACTCAGTGCTGTCGCTCTCTGCTGTGGTGAAAGGTCTGATCCTCAGGTAGACCTCCAGATGTTCCTTCACGTCCACCACCGCATCCTGCTGGAGTACACCGCCCAAGAtacatcagtgtttcccccagcactgtgttgttaaggcggccgccttgaCAACAACAGGGCCCcaccttgactaccaatgtatataaaaaaattagtgctgtcaagcgattaatcgcattaatgtcatagttaactcacgctCAATTTCTTTTATGATAAATATCCCttcatttctttgtcccattaatttctcattttaatgctcttatcaacatggagaagtgcatcggcttgccttgtgcaaatgtttttttattgataacaacattggcatatactgatcaaaacaggacgatacaaaaaaaagccaatagtgcaattaaacaatgaacatacaaacatactgccttgaacatagcagtcaggctactgcttctttgttttgagccaaagaaaaaaaactattaataacgcgtttaactgacagcactaaaaaatatataactttaatattttttttaaaattattatgcattaacaaggTAGAAAaatctcgtagggaaagaaaacatacttccatcaggtgtaaaaaataaagatcaataatgcatcggtaatactgttcacaacaatggtcgtgtcataaagctttttgaattgaattgaaacggAGACAACCCCTCGCTCCTTGACCACATcgactaagacatttactggggaaAACACTGTATGAACATAGAACTAGAACTACATAGAACTCCTAGAATATACACCACCTAGAATatacacctccaaagggaggtgTAAACCCTCAACTTCATTGAGGGTTTCATTCCATCTATACACGGGTGTACGCCTGCAGCACGGGGCGCCAAAGTACCTATTCCTCacgcaatgttatgtcgtacttcattgattaccgctacgcagcgcattttttttttatactgctcatggcggagctggcggagcgcacgtcagagcttccggagcgcgctcccccttgctccccctcaaattaagcactgctcTTAGCACATACACCTCCTAGAATATACACCACCTAGTAAACGACCTACAACATCCAAGATACATTACCTTGATAACATAGTACATACACCTCGTGTAACATACCCCACCTAGAAAATACACCAAGGACGAACAACCCCTagtacacacaacacatcctAGAACATACACCACCTAGAACCCCACCCAACACCTACATTTATATACAGGAAACCCCTAGACCATGACATACACCATCCATCAAGAGATTGTCAGACATGGTCTGACACACTGGTGATGACAGTCAGGGACGTCCCAAGGAATTCTGGGCCCCCTGACAGAATTCAGTTATAATCATTAAATATTGGGTAATGCTAGGTCATAATTGGGTAGTCATTATCATCAGTAATGCTCTGCAGTAGCGTAAGACTTGGGCTGTACCAAATAATGACAAATGAGAGGGTTGATAATAGGGTGAAGACTTTCTAATGATTTTGTACAATGGAATcacaaaccacaacaaaacaaactacCTTTATTTGATGATTtaatccgatttttttttttttgcatagttTTAATAATACCACCAGTGTCCTCTGGGGCGCCCCCGTCAGTGCTGTTCCCCTGGAATCACCCTAATTTACCCCCCCCCATTTTTCTCTTCCTTTGTATTATTCAAGCAGGAGGGCCGTACCTCAGAGTATGGGAGGGTGCTGAACTCCATGGACAGGTCCTTCTTCAGGTCCTCCACCCCTAAGGGCTCCACCTGCTCACGCCTGGTGTTGAAGCAAGACTCCATCATCAACCTGGGAGACCGGGAGCATACTTCAGTCAAACACCCTGGTTACCTCCAACTACCCACCCTGGTTACATTCAACCTCCCACCCTGGTTACCTTCAACTACTCACCCTGGTTACCTTCAACGAACCAGCCTGGCTACCTTCAACTACCCACCCTGGTTACCTTCAACTAGAAAACAGAAACATGGAGTCACAGACTGACAGAGTTCCTTATCCTGCAAATAGTTGATTTGGTAACCAAAGGCATGCGATACAAAGATGATCCCAAAAGGGGAAATACTGGTCGGTCAATCCATCATACATGGGATTAGACCTCCTGAAAAGAGCTCTGGAGGGAACGGGGGGTTGTAGCACCGATTTCCTAGCCGCTGGTACACGACAGTGACATCCAGTCTCTGGACTAGAAGACCGTCAACGCCTTGTTTTATTCATAGATGCGTCCACTCACTTCCCTCAAAGAAAATACACGTCAAACTATTCCTTATTACCAAATAAATTCAACATACCTTTGGAAAGGCTATCACCGCGGAGCTAAAACAGTCGCGGTCTTATTTTGAATCCAACTCAGActtgaccaatcacaacacagCGGAAAATAATTTCTCTGCGGAAAGTAGAGTGTCGTCTCCTGGCTGTTGGAGCACACTACCGCCGCCTAGCTGTGGACCGCCACCTGGCGGGCCTACTGCCACCTAGCGGAGGACCACCGCCTAGCGAGCATGTGAACCACGCCTGGCGGGCGTGTGACACAAAATTGTGACAGAAGTAGGCCCTACACACACGTGTGTCCCCATGAAATACACACTGATACTTTGTTGTATCATTACATTTTTGATTCCCAAGTAGTGCATTAAGAAAAGTTGGGGCTACCGTTACTGTTAAATGGACTCCTTGTTAACGAACAGCTGTGCTTCTAATTATTTCTGATCCTTGCATTGTTTTATGTAGGAACTTGTCTTCCCTGGTTCCTGCTGCAACCAACACATTTGACATGCGTAAACACTGTAACTGAAAAAGTTGGActcatgtttttgttgttttaaccTGGAATGTACAATGTTTATAAAATTATGTCTTAATCTCTCTTTAGAATTGTATCCTAATATATGAAAGTCGCTGTTTATTCGCTAATCAAGGCAGGCCAGAATATGTGCACTTCTAAATATCACGTAAAAAATACAGCAATCGTAATttaatgaattatttcagtTTGTGGTTAGTCTTTTGCATCTGTACAAGAAGTTATCAAGGGACAGGAATATGGTCGGTTACTACAGCTGAACTCACTTAAACTCTTGCAGCTGCAGTAGTTAAATATTGTTGGATTGCCCTTTACGTCAGATAGCACCAATCAGCCACGCACTGAGTTCTACCTTTCTGAATCTGTGTGACCTTGAAATGTTCAAGGGTTATCAGGCACATGAAGATCACCAACATGCAGGCCGTTATTTATATGTTACTAGTTTATGTCAAAATATGtatttcctttctctttttGCTACAATTGTTAAACCCTTAATAAAAAAGGGTGTAAAAAGGGTGCTAATAAAATCTAAAAATACAGTTTTCCCGTCTCAAATGTTAGTGCTAACAAAAAGGATTGTATTGATTTTTGTATTTGGAATATATTCTAACCAAATAAAAACTTGAATGTACTTTAAATTAATGTTAGCGTATACTGTATGTTTGTGAATATGTGGCCTTCCAGTATAAGATTGATTTTTAAACAATAAAGTAGACAAAAAAATGTGTATACTCTAAATACAAATCATTGAATGTTTGTCCTGTCACTAGCCAAGGGCCAGGTTGTGTTGGTATgcaacacagacatacatctAGTGATGCCTCTGGACGCATCATCAGTGATTTAGATTATATCTAATAATCTAAATCCCTAACAATTTTATGAAAAGGCTCTTTCTATGGTGTCATAGACCAATTATCCATGCAACACAGCGACAGAGCAGTAAACTTTCACCCATACATTGATCCTCATCCTCTGGAAATAATGAAGGACAACAACGGACGACTGATACAATCTTTAATCTGTGCTTAATGAGACCTTTGTACAGTGCTGTAATCAGGAGCTTAAGTTATCAAGTCCCATAGATAAGAACAACAAATATGTGTGTGCAGTACTTCTTTCATACGTCCTTCTTCTTTCAAACTTTTTTTCGAACCAATGGATTATATAAAAAGGATCTCACAATcattaaacaatgaaaaataTGTTGATGACCATTTATGTGTAAATATTAAAGTCATGCTGAGTGGCATTGAGGCACAATTCTAGAAATCATCAGTAAAGATAAATACACTAACAGATACAAGCTTATTTATCTACATATTTTATATAAGTTAATTTATATACAGCTATTCGTTCATACACAGATAGGTATCTGTAATGGcttttattaatataaatatacagtatatacatgcCAATAAAAACCCATCTGGATGAGTTGGAAGAAACGTGAGGGAATGAAGAAACGTTCACTGGTCGCAGCAATCTGAAGGAGCGACAAAGCATTTTGTGCTTGACCTTTGCCTGACAATATAGAGGatccttctgattggcttgaATGGCACTTGGTGGAATAGGCCTTAAGTCAATCCATTGGTGTATTAGTTTATGAACTTATAGCACAGCAATGCTTTCATCCCCCGACGCAACATTTGCATCAACAGCAATAGAGAATGGGAGTCTTCAGCCAGTAATGTTAATATACCTCATTCCTATCTGTCGCAGTTTGAGATcagaaataagaaaatatatgaGGGGGAAAGGTATAGTAAAGGTAGAAGACTAGGAGGAGTTATTAGACAAGAGTTCATGTGGTAAGAAAAGTAGGGCCTTGATGCCTAGAAGTGTTGAGTTAATTTACATTCTAACAGTGCGAATCATTGACCAACATCCGGAGGTAGTTACTTGCCAAGTCTTATTAGTTAAAAATGTAGGGGAGTTAAATgtctttcttgtttttatggGTGTTATATTTACAATGTGGAAGTTATATACAAAGTTAAGAAGAGAGGTAATCCGGTGGTACTGGAGATTATCCAGGATCACATTCAGAATGAGACTCTTCTCCAACGATGTGCAGTTTTCTAAATATTTCCCCTCACCCTCATGGGTGAGATTTCAGCTTGTACCTGAAGTCTACGTCATAGGTTGGCTGAAGGATGCCAAGGCCGGCACGTGATTGGTCAAGAGGAGGAACTTTGACGAGTGGGTCCAGTAGCTCCATCTCAAAGTAGGACAGTGCCAGAGTCAGAAACTGCTTGATCTCGTGGATGGCAAAGAAGCGACCTGGGCATTTGGTGACCCCGGAGCCAAAGGGCATGTAGTAGTAGCGCAGTCGTCGCCCCCCACGGAAGaaggtgtttttttcttgaccGTCTTCATCCAGGAACCGGTCGTATTTATACTCCTTCAGGGAGGcacaagaaataaataaaaaaggtaatTATTAATTTCAATAAAATCTACTAAAGACAGCATTTTAACTCAAAGTATGATTGAAAATTGTATTATAGAGTGAGGAATATAGATTGTAtgttaacatttatttatttatttatttaaatctattcaaatacatatttttaacAGAAACACATGTGGCCATATCTTGTAATTGTTCATTTATAATATCGCTCGTGGGTCTGATCATGACAGAGGCTTACATAAGGGTCTTCAAAGATCTCCGGGTCAAAGTGCAGCATGGGGGGGTACAGGGCGATGACATCGTCCTTTCTTATATGATATGCTTCCTGGTTGTCAAGGTGAAGCAGGAAGTTGTCCTTTGCAACGCGGACGTTCATGGAAGCACTGGATAGACGCATGGCTTCTTTAATGACGCTGTCTGGAATGGAAGGAAACAAGGTATAGATTTTTTTAAACATGAGATATTTGGTAAGGGTTTTAAACATGAGATATTTGTATGGTAAAGTGAAGTCTCTGCACTGGGTGTACATAGGAGCAGATCTGGGGCACAGAGCATATATGTGTTCTAAACGTACCTAAAACATGCATGTTGTCCAGCTCTTCTCTGGTGAGGGTCAGCCTTGGCCCATTGGGTTCCGCCTTTTGACCGGTGCTCTGTAAAACTTTCTGAACCTCTTCACGGGCTGCTTTCATTGCATCTGGACTCCTGAAAATGCATGTCATTAATATTGTGGCCAATTATAAAAACTTGTGGAGTTGAAGTGTCTTTAGTACCCTTAACCCTCACTCCTGTTGGCATCAAAATAAACCACTGCTCAGATGGAGCttctccctccacacacaaccGGTCCTAGAATATGAATATAGGTGTGTGGAGAAGCCTAAGCCTCTCTCGATGCTGCAGTCAACCGCTGGCCAGACAGAGCgctacacatccacacacccctCCGCTCGCCTTTGTCCCTAGGTCATGACATCATCAGAGTCGAACATAGTGGGGTTTTTATGGAGACTTGCAAAACCGTATGATTACGGTATACACTACAAAACCATGGCTGCATGGAGATACAACCAGCGATCCCATATTGTCTCAAGCTGCTAACTTCCAAGCCGTGGGATAGACCACAGGTGTCCCAGCGGACCAGTTACCTGATGAGGTAGAACAGGCTCCAGAAGGTGGCAGGCAGGGTGTTGGCCTGGGAGGCCCAGAGTAAGGCCACGTGTGTCCGGGCCTTGCTGATGTCATTGAATGTGGATAGGGAGTCATTGAGGATCATTCTCATTGAGATGAGGTCCGAGACATTTTCTCTCTTGGACAGGTTGTCAGCATGCATGGTTTTGGCGAGATTCTGAAAATGAAGATAGTGATGATCAACTGACTGCAAATTATGTGATGGTTAAGAtaagttttttttatgttatatgTGCATGCCTGCAATTTGAACATGTAACTTGTAAAATAACAGGTCAAATAAGTAACCACTACAATGAATGTCGggaacatccacacacactggtaaTTGGTCTTATAGATTGTGTTTCCTGTGCAGCACTGAATAGAAAATGTCTACTGACCTCTCTAGCACTGTGGGCACTCTTGAACACATGTATGGGCAGACCGGCCACTAATGCCGGGAAAATCTTGTCAAACTCCTTGAAGTTTTCCAAAGCGTTGAGGACAAGGGCCCTCTGAGCGGCCTGCCGGGCCTGAGGCTTATCCCTGCCCAGCTCCTTGCCAAAGAGAGTCAGGTAGCCAGACTCAAACATGACCTAGGAGATAAGGAGGCAGTGAGAGAATGAACAATGACATACAAACAAAGTATGCAACCGCCAGCAGTTTGAGTTCCGTTACTGTTTTCTGAAAGTGTTgaatgatgttgttgttacgAAGGAAACCCGACATGACTTCATTTGAATTTTCGTGTTACATACTACATGTATAAGATCAATAAAGgtgggtaggggaggggggtggtgggcaACAGTGGACCATTTCCCTGGATGACTTGGCCCGAAGCATTCAGATATAcgtacatataaaaaaaacattacgcCGGTTTTAACTGACAAATCTCACAAATCACTCACAAATCAAGAATTTCAGTCCTCCTGTCATATTGTTATCCAACCTTACATACGATCCATTATAAACCACTACCAGTGGCTTCCTCCTGTGCCCTAAGTCATGTTGGAATATGAGTCAGACTGTACACCTTCTATATTACTGACCTTATAACAGAAGACAAAGATGCCGTCCACCTGCCAGCGTTCAGCGCAGGGCCGGACCGTGTCTGAATCCAGCATGATGTCCTGCAGGTGGCCCATCATGGCGTCAATCAGGGAGGGCAGGGCCTCTCCCTGCAACGTCTTCAGGAAGGTCTGGTGCAGGTTCTCTGTGGTGTGGCCATGGCGAGGATCAAAGCTGTCATGTCCAAAGGCCTGAAGAACCAATTATACAACTTCAGCAATCAGGATCATGCAAAAAGATTGTGAACCAATTGAGCACAATTTGACAGACTAATTATGTACAGAGAGTATAACAGAGAGTATCCCCTTACTTTGACAGAGGTAGCAAAGTGAAATTTCATCCAATCCAGATGTCTGCCCTGACGGATGACGGCATGGTAGGAGAAAGGGTCGCAGAGGAAGTGGAAGTACTGTCCAGCAATTTTGCAGGTGAATATATGGCCATATTTTTTCTGACGGCTGCGTAGAAACTGAAGTGGGTTGGCACCAAACTGTAGGGCACAGCCCAGGTAGGGAATGAGGCCGTTCTCAACCGGTGGTTCTCCAGGATTCCTGTAAAGTAGGCAAAATGGAACATATTCAATAACATGTACAATCTTTGTTTTACCGTTCAGTTCTCCCGTACAGGCGCTGGTAGGTGATGATGCATCAAATGTTCTGTAAGTTCAGTTGTTGGTTTagggagtgtatgtgtatgtttgcgctTCATTGTCAAGCAGCTAAAACCGGCAGACACTCGTAGCAGCCCCACAAAAAGTGTTGCTCATGAAGATGCTTTAAGTACCGCTGATGAGGCTAAAGGTTAGAGGTGGAGGAAAGGTTTCATCACAAGGGGGCAAGATGGACTCAATGGGCCTTTTTATAATAAAGACCGTGGCACTGGCAAATGATACAAATCAATGTAAACCCATTTACTATGTGTTCCATCTTCCATCTGTGAATCGCTACGCTACTGTCTGATGTTTATCTCTCAGTAAAGGGACTTCAGCGGTGAGACAGAACAGCAAAAAGATTGCCTTTCACTagtctcctctcatctcctgcCCTCGTAATAAACTTCTCACACCACCTGAAAGCCTCCTCAGACAGCCTCCCTACGCCTGAACAGGTGGAGGGACGCTCACAtagtataacaataataaatatgttttatttattcacaacAGATTGGTGAATCATTTAGAAATTACTttgaacataaataaaataacaataggTGCtatggtagaaattaaccttacattttatgttaaactatgattattataaggcctacatatcatatagatactttaatagtggaaaatAGCTGATCACCTTTCCGCTAGATGTTAGGTGTTATGTGGCGCCAGTGAGTGGGTTCCCTCTATTCCTatctgatgtactctctgaagacaatgctgacattcacacatgtgcatcatctctgtgtGCATAGAGATAATATATGGTATAAAAGGCACAGTTGTGACCTAGAAAACATAAGAATaggctgacatccacacagtatgacgcAAATAAACATGctatgcacatcaatatttgatgaaagtccaactttgtgttgtgtaatgataaggagcaggacgagaGTCATTCTGCAGTGTCTTTACCACTCAAATACCACTCAgttttgttgtctctcgtttgcgggttacaataaactctccatctatacttgacccggactctccgattcctcttgcgtatagctagttgaagtgaattagataagtcgttAATAGAAATCTACGACAGTGCTTGCAACTACAGTGCAGTGATAAAGTGCTTAAACTACATTGTTGCTCACTGACTTCAACCTTTTGCACACGTTATTATCAGGGGTGAAACATCCCATTGCAGTCACTacaagaaaaacataaaaggtGTCTTACCTCCGTCGTATCCCTACAGCCAGCCAGAGGAGACAGCAGAACCCCACGAGGACTGCCCAGATCAGAGCTATGCTCAGCATCATCTTTATGGAGATGTGAACGTGCTCCAGCAAAAGACTGATGATCTGTTTCTTAGTTTACTTGCTGAACTTAGATTATATTTTTGGAAGAAAGGTGTAACTGATATTTCAATCACTTAATCAAAATGTGAAGGTTGACTGACGGAGTGATTGCCATCTAATCATATTACAATTAAATTTGAATGATgggttaaaaaatgtattccaatgcCTGACTCTCTACACTCAACGCTATCATTTCCAATGTCCTTCAAGTGTCACTGTGGTTCAGGTTTTTATACTTTTCTCTCTTCAGGCCAGAACCAGAGGAGAGTTGATGATGTCACCAATGGAGGAGTAGCTGACGGCTTCAAAACCCGCCCCTACCTCCTGTTCATGTCTGGTATCTCTTGGTAAGTACTGTTGGACTCTCTCTAGGAAGCCTTGTTTCAAAACACTATCAAAATATGtaccctgtgtatgtgtgtgtggccgtgcgtgtgtgtgcttaggtACAATGGCCTTGACTGTTGTCCATGAGCAACCTTACCTGAAGGACAGAGAACTGTACTATGATAGCACTGCTTGGTTGGCAAATAGATTCAAGGTTATCTATCAGTGTGTCTGAACcgcatgtatgtatttatgacTGTGCAGTTCGTGGATTCATATTacgcatatacatatatatatatatatatatatatatatatatatatatatatatatatatatatatatatatatagtgtacatgGAGATAAAtatcttatattatatttgaatatctacacacacacatccatatacaGCAGCAGGCTGAGGGAGATATTTGTATACATACACTCCATCCTCATGGGGATACCCGTGACACTTCAATGCTTGCTGATAAGGTCAAGGCCAAACTTGTAAATTGATAAACTTGCATGTCATTCATGTTGCTGTTGTACACATACTTTTTTGTAGAATAtctgttttttggttttttccATTATCTCTTCTTTGCCAGTTATGACCAAATAAATGGACTGCAAGGCCTCAGTTCCTCATCCTTTCAATGTGACATTTTTGATCAATTCACGGAAGGACACATTCACTGTCAACTGTTGACACTCCACAATCAGATTTTTATCTCATTGTAGATAGGTCAGGGTCGCATTCTGATTGGGTTCAATCTGGCCATGACCCATCAGAA is a genomic window of Gadus morhua chromosome 8, gadMor3.0, whole genome shotgun sequence containing:
- the cyp7a1 gene encoding cytochrome P450 7A1, translated to MMLSIALIWAVLVGFCCLLWLAVGIRRRNPGEPPVENGLIPYLGCALQFGANPLQFLRSRQKKYGHIFTCKIAGQYFHFLCDPFSYHAVIRQGRHLDWMKFHFATSVKAFGHDSFDPRHGHTTENLHQTFLKTLQGEALPSLIDAMMGHLQDIMLDSDTVRPCAERWQVDGIFVFCYKVMFESGYLTLFGKELGRDKPQARQAAQRALVLNALENFKEFDKIFPALVAGLPIHVFKSAHSARENLAKTMHADNLSKRENVSDLISMRMILNDSLSTFNDISKARTHVALLWASQANTLPATFWSLFYLIRSPDAMKAAREEVQKVLQSTGQKAEPNGPRLTLTREELDNMHVLDSVIKEAMRLSSASMNVRVAKDNFLLHLDNQEAYHIRKDDVIALYPPMLHFDPEIFEDPYEYKYDRFLDEDGQEKNTFFRGGRRLRYYYMPFGSGVTKCPGRFFAIHEIKQFLTLALSYFEMELLDPLVKVPPLDQSRAGLGILQPTYDVDFRYKLKSHP